The following are from one region of the Sandaracinus amylolyticus genome:
- a CDS encoding penicillin-binding protein produces MRNLDPSRRRWVKVRIALLALLLMVGASAVLHRAYDLQISQGAELRREADEQQLRDVRLAPKRGTIYDRHGAELAVSVDVESVYANPRQMRRENVDVESAAIRLSAALGVDRERVLSRLSSDRYFAWIERQVTPQEAAAVRAMAIPGIELTRESRRFYPNHDLAAHLLGFANVDGVGIEGLELSMEERLHGSTESVPATVDRRGRVVFSETLLDDRAAQGDDLYLTIDKTVQHVAERELALAVRTFEAQSGSVVVMDPANGEILALANFPTFDPNDAGASPASHRRNRAITDRFEPGSTIKTFTVAAALAAGMVRPNQEFDCSGDERHRLVIDSEGNSIGDHGRDYGVLTPAEILAHSSNIGATLIGMSLGRSGLYRGLRRFGFGEPTGLPLPGETGGILRHHQRWYDMDLATISFGQGMSITTIQLATAMSAVANGGRLMEPTLIRRVVDARSEVVEEASPRVRRQVVPRATARLVSDMLTGVTGEEGTGLEAAIDGYLVAGKTGTAQKADYRRGGYEAGLYTASFVGFAPADAPRVVIAVVIDEPMIDHYGGVVAGPVFRRVGEATLRHLGVPASGGGEVLADIEREGRRRVREERQRAREERQRAREEREAGVETEIAAAPEVEVREPAEGEVLVPDLRGVGARRALVVLAEAGLEAQLEGTGVAVAQTPAAGGIVARGARVRVVLEAPVWHEPAMIEEATETAEAATDAAAATGAIVISAPARARARR; encoded by the coding sequence ATGAGGAATCTCGATCCCTCGCGCCGCCGTTGGGTCAAGGTGCGCATCGCGCTGCTCGCGCTCCTCTTGATGGTCGGCGCGAGCGCGGTGCTGCACCGCGCGTACGACCTGCAGATCTCGCAGGGCGCGGAGCTGCGTCGCGAGGCGGACGAGCAGCAGCTGCGCGACGTGCGGCTCGCGCCCAAGCGCGGGACCATCTACGACCGCCACGGCGCCGAGCTCGCGGTGAGCGTCGACGTCGAGAGCGTCTACGCGAACCCGCGCCAGATGCGGCGCGAGAACGTCGACGTGGAGAGCGCGGCGATCCGTCTCTCGGCCGCGCTCGGCGTCGATCGCGAGCGCGTGCTCTCGCGTCTGTCGAGCGATCGCTACTTCGCGTGGATCGAGCGCCAGGTCACGCCGCAGGAGGCGGCCGCGGTGCGCGCGATGGCGATCCCCGGGATCGAGCTCACGCGCGAGTCGCGTCGGTTCTATCCGAACCACGATCTCGCGGCGCACCTGCTCGGCTTCGCGAACGTCGACGGAGTCGGCATCGAGGGCCTCGAGCTCTCGATGGAGGAGCGCCTCCACGGCTCGACCGAGAGCGTCCCCGCGACCGTCGATCGCCGTGGTCGCGTCGTGTTCAGCGAGACGCTGCTCGACGATCGCGCGGCGCAGGGCGACGACCTCTATCTCACGATCGACAAGACCGTCCAGCACGTCGCGGAGCGCGAGCTCGCGCTCGCGGTGCGCACCTTCGAGGCGCAGTCGGGCAGCGTGGTCGTGATGGATCCCGCGAACGGCGAGATCCTCGCGCTCGCGAATTTCCCGACCTTCGATCCGAACGACGCCGGCGCGTCGCCCGCGTCGCATCGCCGCAACCGCGCGATCACCGATCGCTTCGAGCCGGGCTCGACGATCAAGACCTTCACCGTCGCGGCCGCGCTCGCCGCGGGCATGGTGCGGCCGAACCAGGAGTTCGACTGCAGCGGCGACGAGCGGCATCGCCTCGTGATCGACAGCGAGGGCAACTCGATCGGTGATCACGGACGCGACTACGGCGTGCTCACGCCCGCCGAGATCCTCGCGCACTCGAGCAACATCGGCGCGACGCTGATCGGCATGTCGCTCGGTCGCAGCGGGCTCTATCGCGGCCTGCGTCGCTTCGGGTTCGGCGAGCCCACCGGCCTGCCGCTCCCCGGCGAAACGGGCGGGATCCTGCGGCACCACCAGCGCTGGTACGACATGGATCTCGCCACGATCTCGTTCGGGCAGGGCATGTCGATCACCACCATCCAGCTCGCGACCGCGATGAGCGCGGTCGCGAACGGCGGGCGCCTGATGGAGCCGACGCTGATCCGTCGCGTCGTCGATGCGCGCAGCGAGGTCGTCGAGGAGGCGAGCCCGCGCGTGCGCCGTCAGGTGGTGCCGCGCGCCACCGCGCGCCTGGTGAGCGACATGCTCACCGGCGTCACCGGCGAAGAAGGCACCGGCCTCGAGGCCGCGATCGACGGCTACCTCGTCGCGGGAAAGACCGGCACCGCGCAGAAGGCGGACTACCGTCGCGGCGGCTACGAGGCGGGCCTCTACACCGCGTCGTTCGTGGGCTTCGCGCCGGCGGACGCACCGCGCGTGGTGATCGCGGTCGTGATCGACGAGCCGATGATCGATCACTACGGCGGCGTGGTCGCGGGCCCGGTGTTCCGGCGCGTCGGCGAGGCGACGCTGCGACACCTCGGCGTGCCCGCGTCGGGCGGCGGCGAGGTGCTCGCGGACATCGAGCGCGAAGGTCGTCGTCGCGTGCGCGAGGAGCGTCAGCGCGCGCGTGAAGAGCGCCAGCGTGCGCGCGAGGAGCGCGAGGCCGGCGTCGAGACCGAGATCGCGGCGGCCCCCGAGGTCGAGGTGCGCGAGCCCGCCGAGGGCGAGGTGCTGGTGCCCGATCTGCGCGGCGTGGGCGCGCGGCGCGCGCTGGTCGTGCTCGCGGAGGCGGGGCTCGAGGCGCAGCTCGAGGGCACCGGCGTCGCGGTCGCGCAGACGCCGGCCGCGGGTGGGATCGTGGCGCGCGGCGCGCGCGTCCGGGTCGTACTCGAGGCGCCGGTGTGGCACGAGCCGGCGATGATCGAGGAAGCGACCGAGACGGCCGAGGCCGCGACCGACGCCGCCGCGGCGACGGGCGCGATCGTGATCAGCGCGCCGGCGCGCGCGAGGGCTCGGCGATGA
- a CDS encoding cell division protein FtsL, with protein MNAMKTRFLVLWAAAVLATAAAFVAHLSLRLETVRLGYDVGQARREQRRLIEQRRLLSIEAATLREPERVEAVARGTLAMDVPDPSRVVSIGQRSGRRPSGRMR; from the coding sequence ATGAACGCGATGAAGACGCGCTTCCTCGTGCTCTGGGCGGCGGCGGTGCTCGCGACCGCGGCGGCGTTCGTCGCGCACCTCTCGCTGCGGCTCGAGACCGTGCGCCTCGGCTACGACGTCGGTCAGGCGCGCCGCGAGCAGCGCCGGCTCATCGAGCAGCGCCGCCTCCTCTCGATCGAAGCGGCGACGCTGCGCGAGCCCGAGCGCGTCGAGGCGGTGGCGCGCGGCACGCTCGCGATGGACGTGCCCGATCCCTCGCGCGTGGTGTCGATCGGACAGCGCAGCGGGCGCCGGCCCTCGGGGAGGATGCGATGA
- the rsmH gene encoding 16S rRNA (cytosine(1402)-N(4))-methyltransferase RsmH codes for MSDTVYTHAPVLLAEVLAQLAPKSGGLYVDATLGRGGHSEAILEASAPDGRLIGIDRDPRALEETAPRLARFGDRVQLVHGAFAELQNVLGDQRVDGLLADLGVSSPQLDDATRGFSFRAEGPLDMRMDPTRGLSARELIAETSEQELANLIFRLGEERRSRPMARAIKRLEASGEMNTTGDLRRATVSVLGPRRTGGIDPATRTFQALRLAVNGELDQLDALLAAVPDVLVDGGVAAIISFHSLEDRAVKRAFRGDERLEPTTKKPIIASDEENDRNPRARSAKLRAARRLPR; via the coding sequence GTGAGCGACACCGTCTACACGCATGCGCCGGTGCTCCTCGCCGAGGTCCTCGCGCAGCTCGCGCCGAAGAGCGGCGGGCTCTACGTCGACGCGACGCTCGGTCGTGGCGGGCACTCGGAGGCGATCCTCGAGGCGAGCGCGCCCGATGGTCGGCTGATCGGCATCGATCGCGATCCCCGCGCGCTCGAGGAGACCGCGCCGCGCCTCGCGCGCTTCGGCGATCGTGTGCAGCTCGTTCACGGCGCGTTCGCCGAGCTGCAGAACGTGCTCGGCGACCAGCGCGTCGACGGGCTGCTCGCGGATCTCGGCGTGAGCTCGCCGCAGCTCGACGACGCGACGCGCGGGTTCTCGTTCCGCGCCGAGGGCCCGCTCGACATGCGCATGGATCCGACGCGCGGGCTGAGCGCGCGCGAGCTGATCGCGGAGACCAGCGAGCAGGAGCTCGCGAACCTGATCTTCCGGCTCGGCGAGGAGCGTCGCAGCCGCCCGATGGCGCGCGCCATCAAGCGCCTCGAGGCGAGCGGTGAGATGAACACCACCGGCGATCTGCGCCGCGCGACGGTGTCGGTCCTCGGGCCGCGCCGCACCGGCGGGATCGATCCCGCGACGCGCACGTTCCAGGCGCTGCGCCTCGCGGTGAACGGCGAGCTCGACCAGCTCGACGCGCTGCTCGCGGCGGTGCCCGACGTGCTCGTCGACGGTGGTGTCGCCGCGATCATCAGCTTCCACTCGCTCGAGGATCGCGCGGTGAAGCGCGCGTTCCGCGGCGACGAGCGGCTCGAGCCCACGACGAAGAAGCCGATCATCGCGAGCGACGAGGAGAACGATCGCAACCCGCGCGCTCGCAGCGCGAAGCTGCGCGCCGCGAGGAGGCTCCCGCGATGA
- the mraZ gene encoding division/cell wall cluster transcriptional repressor MraZ, producing MFRGQYAHAIDEKGRTSVPSRFREILAAQGESRLVITAGVDPCLVAYPMKEWIAFEERLSQLPRFDPSVAMIRRLYVSGAVEVELDKVGRLLIPQTLRELAELEREALWAGMGKHIELWSKERFAGLRAQVLADESAKQKMAERLAELGL from the coding sequence TTGTTCCGAGGGCAGTACGCGCATGCGATCGACGAGAAGGGGCGGACCTCCGTCCCCTCGCGTTTCCGCGAGATCCTCGCGGCGCAGGGCGAGTCGCGCCTCGTGATCACGGCCGGGGTGGATCCCTGCCTCGTCGCCTATCCGATGAAGGAGTGGATCGCGTTCGAGGAGCGGCTCTCGCAGCTTCCACGATTCGATCCGAGCGTCGCGATGATCCGCCGTCTCTACGTGTCGGGCGCGGTCGAGGTGGAGCTCGACAAGGTGGGTCGCCTGCTGATCCCGCAGACGCTGCGCGAGCTCGCGGAGCTCGAGCGCGAGGCGCTCTGGGCCGGCATGGGCAAGCACATCGAGCTCTGGTCGAAGGAGCGCTTCGCCGGTCTGCGCGCGCAGGTGCTCGCGGACGAGAGCGCGAAGCAGAAGATGGCCGAGCGCCTCGCGGAGCTGGGGCTGTGA
- a CDS encoding GTP-binding protein: protein MQLDFKARELTVKLVYYGPALSGKTTNLQAVHELVSPQARGRLMTLETKDDRTLFFDLLPLSVQAGRGLSVRIKLFTVPGQVIHNATRRLVLQGADGVAFIADSQRAETKANAAAFVNLRQNLVENGIDPAAMPLVIQFNKRDMPDVRTDVEIDALAAKGKEPVYKAIALRGHGVLETLIGLFEITWSKLEREHQLAEKFGVQGADLLGEVRTKLGIEPARREVAP, encoded by the coding sequence ATGCAGCTCGATTTCAAGGCACGCGAGCTGACCGTCAAGCTCGTCTATTACGGGCCGGCGCTCAGCGGGAAGACCACCAACCTCCAGGCGGTGCACGAGCTCGTCTCGCCGCAGGCGCGTGGTCGCCTGATGACGCTCGAGACGAAGGACGACCGCACGCTCTTCTTCGATCTGCTGCCGCTCTCGGTGCAGGCGGGGCGGGGCCTCTCGGTCCGCATCAAGCTGTTCACCGTTCCCGGCCAGGTCATCCACAACGCGACGCGCCGGCTCGTGCTCCAGGGCGCCGACGGAGTCGCGTTCATCGCGGACTCGCAGCGCGCCGAGACCAAGGCGAACGCCGCGGCGTTCGTGAACCTGCGCCAGAACCTCGTCGAGAACGGGATCGATCCCGCGGCGATGCCGCTGGTGATCCAGTTCAACAAGCGCGACATGCCCGACGTGCGCACCGACGTCGAGATCGACGCGCTCGCGGCGAAGGGCAAGGAGCCCGTCTACAAGGCGATCGCGCTGCGCGGGCACGGCGTGCTCGAGACGCTGATCGGCCTCTTCGAGATCACGTGGAGCAAGCTCGAGCGCGAGCACCAGCTCGCCGAGAAGTTCGGCGTGCAGGGCGCGGATCTGCTCGGCGAGGTGCGCACCAAGCTCGGCATCGAGCCGGCGCGGCGGGAGGTGGCACCGTGA
- a CDS encoding ATP-binding protein: MSSAVDTELSLADVARLEDVVDRAALAEVCRSFFELFSLPVRVFSRDGTLLSDVHEEQAICRYVNGFAPGRAACSKLVGEVRAIDPEDGPVEHPCFTGACYRVVPIHYQGRRLGRFVVGPYMPAERREVPRSLLVLDDRIDPRAARDALGEMPRVRQETIERITEHLRRVLDLILFSGHRAYLTSQMHVASVRESYRELTEKTQRLQDAYDRLKELDRLKSNFLATVSHELRTPLTSIIGYSDMLASGIAGELNGEQQEFVETIRSKGDHLLALITSLLDLNKLEQGNLPLRREPVTPSALIDDLAKTVLPQAQKKGVRVEVDVQGAREPMPLDPVRIKQVLFNLAENAIKFTPKGGSVRFGVRTTEMVDGEGDEGALGLVLMAAPRRAVEFSITDSGIGIPASEHQKIFDAFYQVDGSSTREHGGTGLGLSIVKRLVDAHGGRVWVESKPGEGATFRVAIPEPDELA; encoded by the coding sequence GTGAGCAGCGCGGTGGACACCGAGCTCAGCCTCGCGGACGTCGCGCGCCTCGAGGACGTGGTCGATCGTGCCGCGCTCGCCGAGGTGTGTCGCTCGTTCTTCGAGCTGTTCTCGCTGCCCGTGCGGGTGTTCTCGCGCGACGGGACGTTGCTGAGCGACGTGCACGAGGAGCAGGCGATCTGCCGCTACGTGAACGGGTTCGCGCCCGGTCGCGCGGCGTGCAGCAAGCTCGTGGGCGAGGTGCGCGCGATCGATCCCGAGGACGGACCGGTCGAGCATCCGTGCTTCACCGGCGCGTGTTATCGCGTGGTGCCGATCCACTACCAGGGCCGGCGATTGGGCCGCTTCGTGGTCGGTCCGTACATGCCCGCGGAGCGACGCGAGGTGCCGCGCTCGCTGCTGGTGCTCGACGATCGCATCGATCCGCGGGCGGCGCGCGACGCGCTCGGCGAGATGCCGCGGGTGCGTCAGGAGACGATCGAGCGCATCACCGAGCACCTTCGTCGGGTGCTCGATCTGATCCTGTTCTCGGGGCACCGCGCGTACCTCACGAGCCAGATGCACGTCGCGAGCGTGCGCGAGAGCTACCGCGAGCTCACCGAGAAGACGCAGCGCCTGCAGGACGCCTACGATCGACTGAAGGAGCTCGACCGCCTCAAGTCGAACTTCCTCGCGACGGTGAGCCACGAGCTGCGCACGCCGCTGACCTCGATCATCGGGTACAGCGACATGCTCGCGTCGGGCATCGCGGGCGAGCTCAACGGCGAGCAGCAGGAGTTCGTCGAGACGATCCGGAGCAAGGGCGATCACCTGCTCGCGCTGATCACGAGCCTGCTCGATCTGAACAAGCTGGAGCAGGGCAACCTCCCGCTGCGTCGCGAGCCGGTCACGCCCTCTGCGCTGATCGACGATCTCGCGAAGACGGTGCTCCCCCAGGCGCAGAAGAAGGGCGTGCGGGTCGAGGTCGACGTGCAGGGCGCGCGCGAGCCGATGCCGCTCGACCCGGTGCGCATCAAGCAGGTGCTCTTCAACCTCGCGGAGAACGCGATCAAGTTCACGCCGAAGGGCGGCAGCGTGCGCTTCGGCGTGCGCACGACCGAGATGGTCGACGGCGAGGGCGACGAGGGCGCGCTCGGGCTGGTGCTGATGGCGGCGCCGCGTCGTGCGGTCGAGTTCTCGATCACCGACTCGGGCATCGGGATCCCGGCGTCCGAGCACCAGAAGATCTTCGACGCGTTCTACCAGGTCGACGGCAGCTCGACGCGCGAGCACGGCGGCACGGGGCTCGGGCTCTCGATCGTGAAGCGGCTCGTCGATGCGCATGGCGGTCGCGTGTGGGTCGAGAGCAAGCCGGGCGAGGGCGCGACGTTCCGGGTCGCGATCCCCGAGCCCGACGAGCTCGCGTGA
- the thiL gene encoding thiamine-phosphate kinase: MSREFDRIARLRAIFAGEHRGVVLGIGDDAAILAGDAVASGAVLSTDAVIEDVHFRRAWIGQGVTWRDVAYRAAAAALSDLAAMGAEPRAMLTSWAFPRDLGDDVVDEIARGFRDAADVYGAPVIGGNLARGREIALTTTVIGAAPVRVPRRDGAKPGDVLWVTGALGEAALGLAALEGGIAAEAAPFVTRFVRPPSRIEAGRFAAGSAHAMIDVSDGLLQDLGHLCEASGVGARIDALEPTPEADALARRLGVDARALIESGGDDYELLIASPADVDLSSIARRIGEITREPGIVGARTTRAGFDHFE, encoded by the coding sequence GTGAGCCGCGAGTTCGACCGCATCGCGAGGCTCCGCGCGATCTTCGCGGGCGAGCATCGCGGCGTGGTGCTCGGCATCGGAGACGACGCGGCGATCCTCGCGGGCGATGCGGTGGCGAGCGGCGCGGTGCTCTCGACCGACGCGGTGATCGAGGACGTGCACTTCCGGCGCGCGTGGATCGGGCAGGGCGTGACCTGGCGCGACGTCGCGTACCGCGCGGCGGCAGCCGCGCTGAGCGATCTCGCGGCGATGGGCGCCGAGCCGCGCGCGATGCTCACGTCGTGGGCCTTCCCGCGCGACCTGGGCGACGACGTGGTGGACGAGATCGCACGCGGGTTCCGTGACGCGGCGGACGTGTACGGCGCGCCGGTGATCGGGGGGAACCTCGCGCGTGGGCGCGAGATCGCGCTGACGACGACGGTGATCGGCGCCGCGCCGGTGCGCGTGCCGCGTCGTGATGGAGCGAAGCCGGGCGACGTGTTGTGGGTGACGGGCGCGCTCGGTGAAGCGGCGCTCGGGCTCGCCGCGCTCGAGGGCGGGATCGCCGCGGAGGCCGCGCCCTTCGTGACGCGCTTCGTGCGGCCGCCCTCGCGCATCGAGGCGGGACGCTTCGCCGCGGGCTCGGCGCACGCGATGATCGACGTGTCCGACGGGCTGCTCCAGGACCTCGGGCATCTCTGCGAAGCGAGCGGCGTGGGCGCGCGGATCGACGCGCTCGAGCCCACGCCCGAGGCCGACGCGCTCGCGCGGCGCTTGGGCGTCGATGCACGCGCGCTGATCGAGTCGGGCGGTGACGACTACGAGCTGCTGATCGCGTCGCCCGCCGACGTGGATCTCTCGTCGATCGCGCGTCGGATCGGGGAGATCACGCGCGAGCCGGGGATCGTGGGTGCGCGCACGACGCGCGCGGGCTTCGATCACTTCGAGTGA